In a genomic window of Xylophilus rhododendri:
- a CDS encoding ABC transporter ATP-binding protein, translating to MTEPDQAPEPIIAVEHLTKSVSDATGTLDILRDIELRLFPRETVAILGASGSGKSTLLSILAGLDTPTRGTVRLDGEDIFAIDEDARAALRARKLGFVFQSFQLMVGMTALENVMLPLELGGRRDARRIASDMLGRVGLGQRLGHYPRVMSGGEQQRVALARAFVVEPAVLLADEPTGSLDFATGERVMELMFELNRERGTTLVLVTHDRAIATRCDRRIEIEAGALVPSPG from the coding sequence ATGACTGAGCCGGACCAGGCGCCCGAACCCATCATCGCGGTGGAACATCTCACCAAGTCGGTTTCCGACGCGACCGGTACGCTGGACATTCTCCGGGATATCGAATTGCGCCTGTTCCCAAGGGAAACCGTGGCCATCCTCGGCGCCTCGGGATCGGGCAAGAGCACGCTGCTGTCCATCCTGGCCGGGCTGGACACCCCCACCAGGGGCACCGTGCGGCTGGACGGCGAGGACATCTTCGCCATCGACGAGGACGCCCGCGCCGCGCTGCGCGCTCGCAAGCTGGGTTTCGTGTTCCAGAGCTTCCAGCTGATGGTCGGCATGACCGCGCTGGAGAACGTGATGCTGCCGCTGGAACTGGGCGGCCGCCGCGATGCCCGCCGCATCGCCAGCGACATGCTGGGCCGGGTCGGCCTGGGCCAGCGGCTCGGCCACTACCCGCGGGTGATGTCCGGCGGCGAACAGCAGCGGGTGGCGCTGGCCCGGGCCTTCGTGGTGGAGCCGGCCGTGCTGCTGGCCGACGAGCCCACCGGCAGCCTGGATTTCGCCACCGGCGAACGGGTGATGGAGCTGATGTTCGAACTCAACCGCGAGCGGGGTACCACGCTGGTTCTGGTCACGCATGACCGGGCCATCGCCACCCGCTGTGACCGCCGCATCGAGATCGAGGCAGGAGCACTGGTGCCAAGCCCGGGATAA
- the rlmB gene encoding 23S rRNA (guanosine(2251)-2'-O)-methyltransferase RlmB — protein MSTPKVLFGFHAVGVRIKTAPASVIEVYFDSSRRDARMRQFTDRAREAHVRLIESDGLRIAKLAGSHGHQGVAARVHDLPQARSLDELLENLEEAGGDPPLLLVLDGVTDPHNLGACLRVADGAGAHAVIAPKDHAAGINATVAKVASGAAETVPYFMVTNLARTLGELKERNIWCVGTSDDAPGTLYQTDLRGATALVLGAEGDGMRQLTRKTCDQLISIPMQGGVESLNVSVASGVCLYEARRQRLIV, from the coding sequence ATGTCTACTCCCAAAGTGCTGTTCGGCTTCCATGCCGTCGGCGTGCGCATCAAAACTGCGCCGGCCTCGGTCATCGAGGTGTATTTCGATTCTTCCCGGCGCGATGCGCGCATGCGGCAGTTCACCGACCGCGCGCGCGAGGCCCATGTGCGCCTGATCGAGTCCGACGGACTGCGCATCGCCAAGCTGGCCGGCAGCCATGGCCACCAGGGCGTGGCCGCCAGGGTGCACGACCTGCCGCAGGCGCGCTCGCTCGACGAACTGCTGGAAAACCTGGAGGAGGCCGGCGGCGATCCGCCGCTGCTGCTGGTGCTCGACGGCGTGACCGATCCCCACAACCTCGGCGCCTGCCTGCGGGTGGCCGACGGCGCCGGCGCCCATGCGGTGATCGCACCCAAGGACCATGCGGCCGGCATCAACGCCACGGTGGCCAAGGTGGCCAGCGGCGCGGCCGAGACGGTGCCCTATTTCATGGTGACCAATCTGGCCCGCACGCTGGGCGAGCTGAAGGAGCGCAACATCTGGTGCGTGGGCACCAGCGACGACGCGCCGGGCACGCTCTACCAGACCGACCTGCGCGGCGCGACCGCCCTGGTGCTGGGCGCCGAAGGCGACGGCATGCGCCAGCTGACCCGCAAGACCTGCGACCAGCTGATCTCGATCCCGATGCAGGGCGGGGTCGAGAGCCTGAACGTATCGGTGGCCAGCGGCGTGTGCCTGTACGAGGCACGCCGCCAGCGCTTGATCGTCTAG
- the mltB gene encoding lytic murein transglycosylase B, producing MPHELQAPPSFRRRDRLQLAIGIGLAGLAFAASASTHHASSKAHASPQARTAKASGTKAAAPLVRYATREDAMRFADELAARRGLDTDWTRATLGQAGFLPYVPKLVLPPPGGTAKNWRLYRSRFVEPVRIRAGVRFWAEHAAALARAEAQYGVPAEIIVGIIGVETIYGQQSGNVRILDALATLSFDFPAQHPRAAERAEFFRGELENFLVMAQQGTLDATTARGSYAGAMGLPQFMPSSWKRWAVDFDGDGRIDLFNSADDAIGSVASYFRAFGWKTGMTATYPVSFDAARLDLPALLAPDIKPTFDPAGFAAKGVVLEGPALQHAGPLALIELQNGDDVPSYVAGTENFYVITRYNWSSYYAMAVLELGAAVAAAR from the coding sequence ATGCCCCACGAACTGCAAGCACCGCCCTCCTTCCGCCGCCGCGATCGCCTCCAGCTCGCCATCGGCATCGGCCTGGCCGGACTGGCGTTTGCCGCCTCTGCCAGCACCCACCACGCATCCTCCAAGGCACACGCCTCACCCCAGGCCAGGACCGCGAAGGCATCCGGCACCAAGGCGGCAGCGCCGCTGGTGCGCTACGCCACCCGGGAAGACGCGATGCGCTTCGCCGACGAACTGGCCGCACGGCGCGGCCTGGACACGGACTGGACCCGCGCCACCCTCGGCCAAGCCGGCTTTCTGCCCTACGTCCCGAAGCTGGTGCTGCCGCCGCCCGGCGGCACGGCCAAGAACTGGCGGCTTTACCGCAGCCGTTTCGTCGAGCCGGTCCGCATCCGCGCCGGGGTGCGTTTCTGGGCCGAGCATGCAGCGGCGCTGGCGCGGGCCGAGGCGCAGTACGGCGTGCCGGCGGAAATCATCGTCGGCATCATCGGCGTGGAAACCATCTACGGGCAGCAAAGCGGCAATGTGCGCATCCTCGATGCGCTGGCGACCCTGTCCTTCGACTTCCCGGCCCAGCATCCACGCGCGGCCGAGCGCGCCGAATTCTTCCGCGGCGAGCTGGAGAACTTCCTGGTGATGGCCCAACAAGGCACGCTGGACGCGACCACCGCCCGCGGCAGTTATGCCGGTGCCATGGGCCTGCCGCAGTTCATGCCTTCGAGCTGGAAGCGCTGGGCGGTGGATTTCGACGGCGACGGCCGCATCGACCTGTTCAACAGCGCCGACGACGCCATCGGCTCGGTGGCCAGCTATTTCCGCGCCTTCGGCTGGAAGACCGGCATGACAGCGACCTACCCGGTGTCCTTCGACGCGGCCCGGCTGGACCTGCCCGCGCTGCTGGCGCCGGACATCAAACCCACGTTCGACCCGGCTGGCTTCGCTGCCAAGGGCGTGGTGCTGGAAGGCCCGGCACTCCAGCATGCCGGCCCGCTCGCGCTGATCGAGCTGCAGAACGGCGACGACGTTCCGAGCTATGTGGCCGGCACCGAGAACTTCTACGTCATCACCCGCTACAACTGGTCGAGCTATTACGCGATGGCGGTGCTGGAACTGGGCGCGGCCGTGGCCGCCGCGCGCTAG
- a CDS encoding transglutaminase family protein, protein MLNTLPSSARWQRWQSLPRDSRDTLFLLAVLAWVIAPLTLELRPWTGAIAALLLGWRAWLAWRAAPLPSRAMRVGLLVLAVAAVFGSFRTLAGYEAGISLAVLLLALKTLELRARRDAMVVFFLGFFVLLMNFLYSQALPLAVIALVGLFGLLTALVQAHMPVGRPPLALAARTAFRLMVFGAPVMAALFLFFPRVAPLWGVPGDTSRARTGLSEDMRVGNIAALAQDGSPVMRIRFPDLPARAQPSQQALYFRGPVLSRFDGRNWTPATEQFNGRYQPRWLPPARLQVRGEPIRYEATLEPSGRHWLLVMDAAPARPEGAEGFLSGDMEWVSARPLSQVLRYRAASYPDYQLGVQATPASLAEYTALPTGFDPRTRALAGELRAQPAVAAGGTPELVDAALARLRSGGYRYTLEPGVYGRDTADDFWFERKAGFCEHIASAFAVLMRAAGVPARIVTGYQGGAPNSVDGVWTVRQSDAHAWTEVWMDGQGWVRVDPTASVAPERLAEFRAPAPEGAFGQAFGAVVGNNFSSRLRATWEALNDRWNQWVLNYTEDRQLDLLKRLGFDAPDWRSMARVLAVLVLVGLLAGVAWQATLRRRRDPWLRLYADARQRLSRKGMPSTEAVPPRALARQAVQRFGESARPLSDWLLRLEAQRYAPAETSASRAALGELRRQMHRLRWPERERAH, encoded by the coding sequence ATGCTGAACACCCTGCCCTCGTCGGCCCGCTGGCAGCGTTGGCAATCGCTGCCGCGCGACAGCCGCGACACGCTCTTCCTGCTGGCGGTGCTGGCCTGGGTGATCGCCCCGCTGACACTGGAACTGCGCCCCTGGACCGGCGCCATCGCCGCCCTGCTGCTGGGCTGGCGCGCCTGGCTGGCCTGGCGCGCGGCGCCGCTGCCCTCGCGCGCCATGCGGGTGGGACTGCTGGTGCTGGCCGTGGCCGCCGTCTTCGGCAGCTTCCGCACCCTGGCCGGCTACGAGGCCGGCATCAGCCTGGCCGTGCTGCTGCTGGCCCTGAAGACCCTGGAGCTGCGCGCTCGGCGCGACGCCATGGTGGTGTTCTTCCTCGGCTTCTTCGTGCTGCTGATGAACTTCCTGTATTCGCAGGCGCTGCCGCTGGCGGTGATCGCGCTGGTCGGCCTGTTCGGCCTGCTGACGGCGCTGGTGCAGGCGCATATGCCGGTCGGCCGGCCGCCGCTGGCGCTGGCGGCGCGCACCGCATTTCGTTTGATGGTCTTCGGTGCGCCGGTGATGGCCGCGCTGTTCCTCTTCTTCCCCCGCGTGGCGCCGCTGTGGGGCGTGCCGGGCGACACCTCGCGCGCCCGCACCGGCCTGTCGGAGGACATGCGGGTGGGCAACATCGCCGCGCTGGCGCAGGACGGCTCGCCGGTCATGCGCATCCGTTTCCCCGACCTGCCCGCGCGCGCCCAGCCCTCGCAGCAGGCCCTGTACTTCCGCGGCCCGGTGCTCAGCCGCTTCGACGGCCGCAACTGGACGCCCGCCACCGAGCAGTTCAACGGCCGCTACCAGCCGCGCTGGCTGCCGCCCGCCCGGCTGCAGGTGCGCGGCGAGCCGATCCGCTACGAGGCCACGCTGGAGCCCAGCGGCCGCCACTGGCTGCTGGTGATGGACGCGGCGCCGGCCCGGCCCGAGGGCGCCGAGGGTTTTCTCAGCGGCGACATGGAATGGGTCTCCGCCCGCCCCCTGAGCCAGGTCTTGCGCTACCGCGCCGCCAGCTATCCGGACTACCAGCTCGGCGTGCAGGCCACGCCCGCCTCGCTGGCGGAATACACCGCCCTGCCCACCGGCTTCGACCCGCGCACCCGCGCCCTGGCCGGCGAACTGCGCGCCCAGCCCGCGGTGGCGGCCGGCGGCACCCCGGAGCTCGTGGATGCCGCCCTGGCCCGGCTGCGCAGCGGCGGCTACCGCTACACGCTGGAGCCCGGCGTCTACGGCCGCGACACCGCCGACGACTTCTGGTTCGAGCGCAAGGCCGGCTTCTGCGAACACATCGCCTCGGCCTTCGCGGTGCTGATGCGGGCGGCGGGCGTGCCGGCCCGCATCGTCACCGGCTACCAGGGCGGCGCACCCAACAGCGTGGACGGCGTCTGGACCGTGCGCCAGAGCGATGCCCATGCCTGGACCGAAGTCTGGATGGACGGCCAGGGCTGGGTGCGGGTCGACCCCACCGCCTCGGTCGCACCCGAGCGCCTGGCCGAGTTCCGCGCCCCGGCGCCCGAAGGCGCTTTCGGCCAGGCCTTCGGCGCCGTCGTCGGCAACAACTTCAGCAGCCGGCTGCGTGCCACCTGGGAGGCGCTCAACGACCGCTGGAACCAGTGGGTGCTGAACTACACCGAGGACCGCCAGCTCGACCTGCTCAAGCGTCTGGGCTTCGATGCGCCCGACTGGCGCAGCATGGCCCGTGTGCTGGCGGTGCTGGTCCTGGTTGGACTCCTGGCCGGCGTCGCCTGGCAGGCCACGCTGCGCAGGCGGCGCGATCCCTGGCTGCGCCTGTATGCCGATGCGCGCCAGCGCCTGTCCCGCAAGGGCATGCCTTCCACCGAAGCGGTGCCGCCGCGCGCGCTGGCTCGCCAGGCGGTGCAGCGTTTCGGCGAAAGCGCCCGGCCGCTGTCCGACTGGCTGCTGCGCCTGGAAGCCCAGCGCTACGCGCCGGCCGAAACCAGCGCCTCGCGCGCCGCCCTCGGCGAACTGCGCCGCCAGATGCACCGGCTGCGCTGGCCCGAACGCGAGCGCGCCCACTGA
- a CDS encoding DUF58 domain-containing protein, with protein MTALPSEAPPAGRAQRWLFSRAPRQDTQLLTQRNVYILPTRAGFMLAGVLLVLLVASINFQLNLGYLLTFLLGGSALAAMHVGHGNLRGATLHLLPLSPCFAGSAAVLEVEIADEDGGKRGRLRPGIAVGLRGQQERAWADVPAGGRALVQLAWMPPGRGLHALEPLEAETRFPIGAFRAWTVWRPASKVLVYPQPEQPAQPLPAGTPREGGDRRSSLSATGGAEPEGVRTYRRGDPLRQVVWKKSARAIAAGSGELTSRDTAQPTESDLWLDLLAAGAIPLEERLSRLCAWVLAAEHLGQPYGLRLPGLEIAPDQGAAHRLRCLEALARC; from the coding sequence GTGACGGCGCTGCCCAGCGAAGCACCGCCCGCGGGCCGCGCCCAGCGCTGGCTGTTCTCGCGCGCGCCGCGCCAGGACACCCAGCTGCTGACCCAGCGCAACGTCTACATCCTGCCCACCCGCGCCGGCTTCATGCTGGCCGGCGTGCTGCTGGTGTTGCTGGTGGCCTCGATCAACTTCCAGCTCAACCTGGGCTATCTGCTGACCTTTCTGCTGGGCGGCAGCGCCCTGGCCGCCATGCATGTGGGCCATGGCAACCTGCGCGGCGCCACGCTGCACCTGCTGCCGCTGTCGCCCTGCTTCGCCGGCAGCGCCGCCGTGCTGGAAGTGGAGATCGCCGACGAGGACGGCGGCAAGCGCGGCCGGCTGCGCCCCGGCATCGCCGTCGGCCTGCGCGGCCAGCAGGAACGCGCCTGGGCCGATGTGCCCGCCGGCGGACGGGCCCTGGTGCAGCTCGCCTGGATGCCGCCCGGGCGCGGCCTGCATGCGCTGGAGCCGCTGGAGGCCGAGACACGGTTTCCGATCGGCGCCTTCCGCGCATGGACGGTCTGGCGCCCGGCCAGCAAGGTGCTGGTCTATCCCCAGCCCGAACAACCCGCCCAGCCCCTGCCGGCCGGCACGCCGCGTGAAGGCGGCGACCGGCGCAGCAGCCTGAGCGCCACCGGCGGCGCCGAGCCCGAAGGCGTGCGCACTTACCGCCGGGGCGATCCGCTGCGCCAGGTGGTGTGGAAGAAATCCGCCCGCGCCATCGCCGCCGGCAGCGGCGAACTCACCAGCCGCGACACCGCCCAGCCCACCGAATCCGATCTCTGGCTGGACCTGTTGGCCGCCGGCGCCATTCCGCTGGAAGAGCGCCTGTCCCGCCTGTGCGCCTGGGTGCTCGCGGCCGAACACCTGGGCCAGCCCTACGGCCTGCGCCTGCCCGGCCTGGAGATCGCGCCCGACCAGGGGGCGGCCCACCGCCTGCGCTGCCTGGAGGCCCTGGCGCGATGCTGA
- a CDS encoding AAA family ATPase has protein sequence MQTRQKLQALLDQLNTVIVGKPQQVRDCVACLLAGGHLLIEDVPGVGKTTLAHALSITFGLQFSRVQFTADLMPSDLIGVSVYERGREGFVFHPGPVFAQVLLADEINRASPKTQSALLEAMEEKQVTVEGATRALPEPFFVIATQNPHDQLGTFALPESQLDRFLMRISLGYPDRAAERVLLSGEDRREMLDHLLPLLSTEELQALQQQVLAVHAAEPLLDYLQALIAATRSGRWFVQGLSPRAGIALLRAAKAQALLAGRDYVAPDDVQSVLPQCVAHRLVPVAGAGRGAVEQVRAMGEAVPLP, from the coding sequence ATGCAGACACGCCAGAAACTCCAGGCCTTGCTGGACCAGCTTAACACCGTGATCGTGGGCAAACCGCAGCAGGTACGGGACTGTGTGGCCTGCCTGCTGGCCGGCGGCCACCTGCTGATCGAGGACGTGCCGGGCGTCGGCAAGACCACGCTGGCGCATGCGCTGTCCATCACCTTCGGCCTGCAGTTCTCGCGGGTGCAGTTCACCGCCGACCTGATGCCCAGCGACCTGATCGGCGTGTCGGTCTACGAACGCGGCCGCGAGGGTTTCGTCTTCCACCCCGGCCCGGTCTTCGCCCAGGTGCTGCTGGCCGACGAGATCAACCGCGCCAGTCCCAAGACGCAGAGCGCTCTCCTCGAAGCCATGGAGGAAAAGCAGGTCACGGTGGAAGGCGCGACCCGCGCCCTGCCCGAGCCCTTCTTCGTGATCGCCACCCAGAACCCTCACGACCAGCTCGGCACCTTCGCGCTGCCGGAGTCGCAGCTCGACCGCTTCCTGATGCGCATCTCCCTGGGCTACCCCGACCGCGCCGCCGAACGGGTGCTGCTGTCGGGCGAGGACCGGCGAGAGATGCTCGACCACCTGCTGCCCCTGCTCAGCACCGAGGAGCTGCAGGCGCTCCAGCAGCAGGTGCTGGCGGTGCATGCGGCCGAGCCGCTGCTCGACTACCTGCAGGCCCTGATCGCCGCCACGCGCTCGGGCCGCTGGTTCGTGCAGGGCCTGTCGCCGCGCGCCGGCATCGCCCTGCTGCGCGCGGCCAAGGCGCAGGCGCTGCTGGCCGGACGCGACTATGTGGCGCCGGACGATGTGCAGTCGGTGCTGCCGCAATGCGTGGCGCACCGGCTGGTGCCGGTGGCCGGTGCCGGCCGCGGCGCGGTCGAACAGGTGCGCGCCATGGGCGAGGCGGTGCCGCTGCCGTGA
- a CDS encoding histone deacetylase family protein has translation MNKTGYFTHPACRRHDMGRGHPECPARLDAIDDRLLLTGVLDALDRQEAPPADDADLLRAHTPAHLAHLRELDARLAADQAAGGPALAAIDPDTSLCAHSLEAAWRAAGAAVAATDAVVTGALANAFCATRPPGHHAEHGRAMGFCLLNNVAVGVRRALEVHGLQRVAVVDFDVHHGNGTEDILHGDERVLMVGLFQHPFYPFTGEPPAADNMHNVPVPAYTRGPAVREIVSRQWLPLLEAFRPEMIFISAGFDAHREDELGQLGLVEADYTWITEQLQAVALRHAGGRIVSCLEGGYALDALACSVEAHVRVLAGV, from the coding sequence ATGAACAAGACCGGCTATTTCACCCACCCGGCCTGCCGCCGCCACGACATGGGCCGGGGCCATCCCGAATGCCCGGCGCGGCTCGATGCGATCGACGACCGGCTGCTGTTGACCGGCGTGCTCGACGCCCTCGACCGGCAGGAGGCGCCGCCGGCCGACGACGCCGACCTGCTGCGCGCCCACACCCCCGCCCATCTGGCGCATCTGCGTGAACTCGATGCCCGGCTGGCGGCCGACCAGGCCGCTGGCGGCCCCGCGCTGGCCGCCATCGACCCCGACACCAGCCTCTGCGCCCACAGCCTGGAAGCCGCCTGGCGCGCCGCCGGCGCCGCCGTGGCCGCCACCGATGCGGTGGTGACCGGCGCCCTGGCCAATGCCTTCTGCGCCACCCGCCCGCCGGGCCACCATGCCGAGCACGGCCGGGCCATGGGCTTCTGCCTGCTCAACAACGTGGCCGTGGGCGTGCGGCGCGCGCTGGAAGTGCATGGCCTGCAGCGGGTGGCGGTGGTCGATTTCGACGTGCACCACGGCAATGGCACCGAAGACATCCTGCACGGCGACGAGCGGGTGCTGATGGTCGGCCTGTTCCAGCATCCCTTCTATCCCTTCACCGGCGAGCCGCCGGCCGCCGACAACATGCACAACGTGCCCGTGCCGGCCTACACCCGCGGACCGGCGGTGCGCGAGATCGTCAGCCGGCAGTGGCTGCCCCTGCTGGAGGCGTTCAGGCCGGAGATGATCTTCATCAGCGCCGGCTTCGACGCCCACCGCGAGGACGAGCTCGGCCAGCTCGGCCTGGTCGAGGCCGACTACACCTGGATCACCGAGCAGCTGCAGGCCGTGGCCCTGCGCCATGCGGGCGGGCGCATCGTCTCCTGCCTGGAGGGCGGTTATGCGCTGGATGCGCTGGCCTGCAGCGTCGAGGCCCATGTACGGGTACTGGCAGGAGTCTGA